In Phenylobacterium hankyongense, the sequence TGTTCGAACGCGCCCACGCCGGCACGCTCTACCTCGACGAAGTGGCCGACATGCCGCGCGAGACTCAGGGGCGGATCCTGCGCGTGCTGGTGGACCAGCGGTTCCGCCGCGTCGGCGGGGACTCCGACGTCCAGGTGGACGTGCGCGTGGTCTCCTCCACCTCCCGCGACCTGCGCGAGGAGATCGCCGCGGGCCGCTTCCGCGAGGACCTGTTCCACCGGCTGAACGTCGTGCCGGTGAACGTGCCCGGCCTGTCGGAGCGGCGCGAGGACATCCCCGAGCTGCTCGAATATTTCATCGACCGCATCTGCGGCGCCACCGGCATGCCGCGGCGCAAGCTCGCCGACGACGCGCTGGCCACCCTGCAGGTCCGCGCCTGGCCGGGGAACCTGCGCCAGCTGCGCAATAACGTGGAGCGGATGCTGATCCTGGCCTCCGGCGCGCCGGCGGAGCCGATCACCGCCGACATGCTGCCCGCCGAGGCCACCGTGAACGACCAGGCGGCCAGCCTGGGGGCCGAGCGGATCATTGCGCTACCGCTGCGCGAGGCGCGCGAGGTGTTCGAGCGGGAATACCTCAACGCCCAGATGCTGCGCTTCTCCGGCAACATCTCCCGCACCGCCGCCTTCATCGGCATGGAGCGCTCGGCGCTTCACCGCAAGCTGAAGTCGCTGGGCCTGTCCGGAGGCCGGCCGCTCGAAGAAGAGGTCGGCTGATGGGCCGGATCGCCTACGTCAACGGCCGCTTCCTGCCGCAGCGCGAAGCCACGGTCCACATCGAGGATCGCGGCTACCAGTTGGCCGACGCCGTCTACGAGGTCTGGGCGCTGTTCGACGGCAAGCTGACGGACGCGGAGGGCCATTTCACGCGGCTGGAGCGCAGCCTCTCCGAACTGCGCATCCCCATGCCGATGAGTCGGCGGGCGCTGACGCTGGTGCTGCGCGAGGCGGTGCGCCGCAACCGCATCCGTGACGGCCTGGTCTACCTGCAGGTCAGCCGCGGCGTCGCCCCGCGCGACCATGCCTTCCCGACCCAGCCTGTCGCGCCCGCCATGGTCATCACCGTCAGCGCCGTCGACCGGGTGGCCGCCGAGATCCGCGCCGCCAAGGGCATCGGCGTGATCACCACCCCGGAGAACCGCTGGGGGCGCTGCGACATCAAGACCGTGGGCCTGCTACCCAATGCGCTCGCCAAGCAGAAAGCCCGCGAGGCGGGGGCCACGGAAGCCTGGTTCGTGGACGAGCTGGGCTTCGTCACCGAAGGGGCTTCCTCAAACGCCTGGATCGTCGATGGGGAAGGGCGCCTGCGGACCCGCGACGCCAACGCCAACATCCTGCGCGGCATCACCCGCCACACCCTGCTGGACGTGATCGCCCAGGCCGGGCTGGAGGTGGACGAGCGGCCATTCACGCCCGACGAAGCTGTCGCCGCCCAGGAGGCGTTCATAACCGGGGCCGGGACACTTGTTCTGCCGGTAATCGCCGTCGATGGCCGTCCGGTGGGCAAAGGCGCGCCGGGACCGGTGGCGGCGAGGCTGCGTCGTCTCTATATCGAGCGGGCGAGAGCGACAGCGATCTAGGTCGCGACCTGTGATTGCGTCCGTCACAATTCCCGTTCTAGCGTGACTTTGCGTGTGTGGGTGGCGCTTGGCCGCCCAATCATAACAAGAGGCGAAAAGCCGTGAGCGATAAGAAACAGAACCTTCAGGACACCTTCCTCAACAGCGTGCGGAAATCGAAGACGCCGCTCACCATCTTCCTGGTCAACGGCGTGAAGCTGCAGGGCGTCGTGAGCTGGTTCGATAACTTCTGCGTTCTGCTCCGCAGGGACGGGCAATCGCAGCTCGTCTACAAGCACGCCATTTCCACCATCATGCCGGCTCAGCCTGTGCAGCTGTATGAGCCCGGCGAAGACGAGCCCGATTGACCTCATCCAAATCGATTGACCGTGAGGCGCCCGTCCAGGGCGCCGTCGTCATCCACCCCGATCGTGAAGGCCGCGGCGTTTCGCGGGACGCAGACGCGCGTCTCGAGGAAGCCGTGGGCCTGGCGCGCGCCCTCGACCTCGAGGTCCGCGAGACCCTGATCGCTTCGCTCCGCCGGCTGACCCCCGCCACCCTGTTCGGCAAGGGGAAGGTCGAGGAGATCGGCCTCACCATCCAGGCGGTCGAAGCCGACGTGGCCATCGTCGACGATGCGCTGACGCCGGTGCAGCAGCGCAACCTCGAGAAGGCCTGGCAGGTGAAGGTCATCGACCGCACCGGCCTGATCCTGGAGATCTTCGCCCGCCGCGCGCGGACCCGCGAAGGCCGCCTGCAGGTGGAGCTTGCCCGGCTTTCCTACGAGCGCTCGCGCCTGGTGCGGACCTGGACCCACCTGGAACGCCAGCGCGGCGGCTTCGGGGTGATGGGCGGTCCCGGCGAAACCCAGATCGAGACGGACCGCCGGCTGCTGGCCGAGAAGATCGGCAAGCTGAAGCGCGAACTGACGGAGGTCCGCCGAACGCGCACCCTGCAGCGCTCGGCGCGCGGCCGGGTGCCGTACCCGACCGTGGCGCTGGTGGGCTACACCAACGCCGGCAAGTCGACGCTGTTCAACCGGCTGACGCAGTCGGAGGTGGTCGCCGAGGACATGCTGTTCGCCACCCTCGACCCGACGCTGCGGATGCTGAAGCTGCCCGACGGGCGGCCGGCCATCCTCTCCGACACCGTGGGCTTCATCTCCGACCTGCCGCACGAACTGGTGGAGGCCTTCCGCGCCACCCTCGAGGAGGTCAAGGAGGCCGACGTGGTGCTGCACGTCCGCGACATCGCCAGCCCCGAAAGCCAGGCGCAGGCGCAGGACGTCCGCACCGTGCTGGAGCGGCTGGGCGTCGACATGGACGAGCGCAGCATCCTGGAGGTCTGGAACAAGGTCGACCTGCTGCCGGAGGACGCGCGCGCCGCGGTCGCCGGCGACGCCCGCCGGGCCCATCCGCCGGCGGTGCTGGTCTCGGCGGTGACGGGGGAGGGCTGTCCGCAGCTGCTGTCGACCGTCGCGGGCCTGGTGGACGAGGCGCCGCCGGTGGACGTCTATGCGCCGGCCGGCGAGGGCGCGGCGATCGCCTGGCTCTACCGCCACGGCCGCGTCATCGAGCGCAACGAGGGCAAGGACGGCTCGGTCCGCTTGGCGGTCAGTCTCTCGGCCCAGGCGCTCGGCCAGTTCGAGCA encodes:
- a CDS encoding sigma-54-dependent transcriptional regulator, encoding MASDVLVVDDEADIRDLVAGILSDEGYAVRTATDSESALAEVRARKPALLILDIWMQGGGMDGLELLDLVKRLDGDLPVIMISGHGNIETAVSAIKRGAYEFLEKPFKSDRLLLVVERALEAANLKRENRRLRAQAMTPEGLIGRSMAAQQLRQMIAKLAGANSRVLISGPAGSGKETVARLIHAGSNRARAEFVAISAAGMTPERMDIELFGEEGEGGRTAKIGVFERAHAGTLYLDEVADMPRETQGRILRVLVDQRFRRVGGDSDVQVDVRVVSSTSRDLREEIAAGRFREDLFHRLNVVPVNVPGLSERREDIPELLEYFIDRICGATGMPRRKLADDALATLQVRAWPGNLRQLRNNVERMLILASGAPAEPITADMLPAEATVNDQAASLGAERIIALPLREAREVFEREYLNAQMLRFSGNISRTAAFIGMERSALHRKLKSLGLSGGRPLEEEVG
- a CDS encoding D-amino-acid transaminase codes for the protein MGRIAYVNGRFLPQREATVHIEDRGYQLADAVYEVWALFDGKLTDAEGHFTRLERSLSELRIPMPMSRRALTLVLREAVRRNRIRDGLVYLQVSRGVAPRDHAFPTQPVAPAMVITVSAVDRVAAEIRAAKGIGVITTPENRWGRCDIKTVGLLPNALAKQKAREAGATEAWFVDELGFVTEGASSNAWIVDGEGRLRTRDANANILRGITRHTLLDVIAQAGLEVDERPFTPDEAVAAQEAFITGAGTLVLPVIAVDGRPVGKGAPGPVAARLRRLYIERARATAI
- the hfq gene encoding RNA chaperone Hfq, whose amino-acid sequence is MSDKKQNLQDTFLNSVRKSKTPLTIFLVNGVKLQGVVSWFDNFCVLLRRDGQSQLVYKHAISTIMPAQPVQLYEPGEDEPD
- the hflX gene encoding GTPase HflX, which encodes MTSSKSIDREAPVQGAVVIHPDREGRGVSRDADARLEEAVGLARALDLEVRETLIASLRRLTPATLFGKGKVEEIGLTIQAVEADVAIVDDALTPVQQRNLEKAWQVKVIDRTGLILEIFARRARTREGRLQVELARLSYERSRLVRTWTHLERQRGGFGVMGGPGETQIETDRRLLAEKIGKLKRELTEVRRTRTLQRSARGRVPYPTVALVGYTNAGKSTLFNRLTQSEVVAEDMLFATLDPTLRMLKLPDGRPAILSDTVGFISDLPHELVEAFRATLEEVKEADVVLHVRDIASPESQAQAQDVRTVLERLGVDMDERSILEVWNKVDLLPEDARAAVAGDARRAHPPAVLVSAVTGEGCPQLLSTVAGLVDEAPPVDVYAPAGEGAAIAWLYRHGRVIERNEGKDGSVRLAVSLSAQALGQFEQLFPSSEIRPH